ATAAAGTCGCAGACTGAAAAATATGCAGACTAAAACATTCCCGGGGACGCAGATGTGGATAAACTGAGCCTTGAAGAAAAAGTAGATCTCCTTATAGAAAACGGAATCCGAATCCTGAATAAAGCGTATGCTCTTGAAAAAAAACCTGTGGACATGGGGCATGGTGTTCTTCTCTATCCTTCGGAGTTCCATCTGATTGAAACTGCCGGCAAAAACCCGGCAGAAAACCTGACTTCAATATCTTCCCGTTTAGGAGTGACTAAAGGGGCAATCTCCCAGATGGTCAAAAAGCTTGAGAAAAAAGGGCTTGTAAAAAAGGTCCGCGTTCCAGGGAATAAAAAGGACGTCATGCTCGAACTGACAGATTTCGGCAGGGAAGCCTTTGAGTGGCATAAATCTCTCCATGAATCAATGGAAGCCGGAATAAGAAAGGAGCTTGAGGGCATGAGCAGTTCTGAAATGGAGACCTTTCTCAGAGTCTACGGGCATCTTGAAAGGATGCTTGACCGGTGTATGGAGAGGTACAGATAAAAAACAGGTTAAATCCCGCGTTAATCCCGGACAAACTAAAACCCAGCCTGAAAAATAATTTTTTGTTTAACAGCTAAATTAAAATAGCAAATCTGCGATAGATAGTATAGGTACTATATAATTTAGAACCGGTAATAGATTAGCAAACCAGAAAAAAGATTACGGACAGGCAAAATAAAATTTTTGAAACATGGAAAACAGGTGAGTAAAGTGGGATACAAATTTTCTCCAATCTCTTCCGAAGATAGGGAGGCTGTGATTGATACTTTCAATTACTATATTGAGAACAGTTTTGCTGCTTATCCTGAGACCAGGGTTCCTTACGAATTCTTCGAGTTCTTTCTTCAGGTCACTTCAGGATACCCGAATGCTGTCGTAAGGGATGAAAATAAAAACTTCGTGGGCTTTTGTATGCTCCGCCCCTATTCTCCAATGTCTGCATTTTCCGGAACAGCCGAGATATCTTATTTCATCAGGCCCGAGTTCACGGGAAAAGGAACTGGTTCCTTAATGCTCGAACACCTCCTTTCAGGCGCCAGGGAAAAAGGGCTGCACTCTATCCTGGCAAGCATTTCTTCTCTCAATGAAGGAAGCATCCGTTTCCACAGCCACCACGGGTTCTCGGAATGTGGAAGATTCAGGGAAGCGGGAAAAAAGAACGGGAAGTTCTTTGATACGGTATGGATGCAAAAATTACTTTAATTACCAGATAAAGTGATAAAAAAGTAAAAAGCTAATCCCGGCCTGCTTTGAATGTTACAGATCATCATGATTTATACGATATAATGAAATTTCGTAACAATTCACTTTGTTTTAACAGGCCGCAGTTAGCTTTAATTTATGTCTGGTTCAGTCTTTTAATTAGTTTTTTATGTTCAATTAGCAGCATTTAGAAAAGCATTTCCCGCAGTCAAAGACGTCTCCGAAAAACATCCACAGGATAGAGAAACAGCTGTTGAACTTATAGCCAGTGTAGTTGTAACACTTGACAGCGCACTTGTTTTTAGGGGCACACTTCTCTTTAGGAGCGCACTTATCTTTAAAGTCGCACCTGTCTTTAATCTTGCACTTCTCTTTAGGAGCGCACTTGTCTTTAAAGTCACATTTGTCTTTAAAGTCACATTTGTCTTTAGGAGCGCACTTGTCTTTAAAGTCATATCTGTCGTCACAGTCACATTTCTTATTGCAAGAGCATGCGCTTACTGATGCAACTGTCGATGCCATTACAAAAAAGACTGCTAGCAAAAGAACCAGCGCCTTTCTAAATCTTGATTTTAACATTTTATATACTCCCCAGATTTTCATCTTTTTGATATTATTTTAAAGCCGTTGGTTTTTATTTGCTTTCAATCGGAGATGTATTGTATCACACAATTTTACCATTTAAACACAGAATCCATTCCCCGGTAATTAATAAGTAGATTCTGTCCTCGCCCTGTTACCGATGAAAGTGACTTAAAATTATA
This window of the Methanosarcina mazei S-6 genome carries:
- a CDS encoding MarR family winged helix-turn-helix transcriptional regulator; its protein translation is MDKLSLEEKVDLLIENGIRILNKAYALEKKPVDMGHGVLLYPSEFHLIETAGKNPAENLTSISSRLGVTKGAISQMVKKLEKKGLVKKVRVPGNKKDVMLELTDFGREAFEWHKSLHESMEAGIRKELEGMSSSEMETFLRVYGHLERMLDRCMERYR
- a CDS encoding GNAT family N-acetyltransferase, coding for MGYKFSPISSEDREAVIDTFNYYIENSFAAYPETRVPYEFFEFFLQVTSGYPNAVVRDENKNFVGFCMLRPYSPMSAFSGTAEISYFIRPEFTGKGTGSLMLEHLLSGAREKGLHSILASISSLNEGSIRFHSHHGFSECGRFREAGKKNGKFFDTVWMQKLL